GACTACGTGCTGAAATTATATGGCTTAAAACCGAAGTGGAAATTACCTATAAAAGTGTCTGAgctaattaaaattttgtagaATTTGGTACAGGTAAAACGTGAATGAATAACcagagagaaaaaaaggcTCAGCTCGTGCAAAAGATATATTGTTTCTGTTTCTTCCTTTTAACCTCATTTCGTAATTTCGTATCATTTCGTAATTTCGTATCGTTTCGTAATTTCGTATCATTTCGTAATTTCGTATCATTTCGTATCGTTTCGTATCATTTCGTGTCgttcccttttttttgttactctttttaaaaaagcgTGTTCTCAACATTGCTTATAAatgtccattttttttttttatgttaatatgtAAGAATTTCTTGTCAAAAgtttattgtaattattctttgacagtttttattttttattttattttgtattgtatattttataagttaaattttaatttttttattatttatcttttatctTCCATTTTgggtttattttttatttattattaattaaaactaTGTGTGTTGTGCGgcttacacatatatttgtgcTAGCGTATGTACACGTGTATGCTTGTACTGTTTAATAAAACTCGTATGAGATATTCGgaataaaagcaaaaaataatatttgcatatgtgtaaatatttacgtatgtgtttatgtatgtatatgtgtttattATGACGGAAGCTAAAATTATGGAAGCGTGGTGTTGTAATGTTGTCCAATAAGTAAAATTTGGTAAAAAGTGTACAACAGATGATGAgagaaaagagaaataaaacataaaaaaaatttcaaaaatatgcAATGTGTAACAATTCATGGTTGGTGTTTATAttcgtttttcattttctttatatacttccatagttttatttatattgtatttaatttccgatattttcatcaatttttatatttatttgttttatatcacgttttcttctttttacgTTTCCCTTCATTGTATGTTCAATTTTGTtatacatttcttttttttttttttttttttttttttgtcctccccaaaaataaaatagcatAACGAAAAATATTCCTTCCAAAATTTGtggtttttaaaatatggatAATACTTTATTACTTATACGATTTCGtttcatttcattatttttatttattttcctttttttttttttttttttttaatttttttctctttttttcaaattgtttcctatattttccttttttcaatttttccatttttattttttttcaattttaaaatatgtttataataaatacgtaaataattcatattaataatttaaatataaaaacataaatataactataaatatttattttaaaacataaatatatgtatatatcaaTAGATAatctattaaatttttaaatattactagcgtttatttataaaaataagaaaaagaacacataatatttttcatatatatatagatatacatatatgtgggTATATACATGTCTatacatttttgtttatatatagcaatgggaaatatataagacgcagatatataaaaatgataaaaatgaacgTATTACTTTTATAGAGAAATTtggttcaaaaaaaaaaatttatggtATGTAaacaattttgaaaaattataaactagtaagcatgtacatatataaatacatatacatatatatgtatatagatatatataaatatatatatatctatatatatacataccaacatgtgcatataggtatatacatagacacacgtatacatatatatacatatgtatatacacatgtgtacatatatgcaaaaaCAATCTCTTATAACAaatttgaattaaaaaaaatttgaatgaactaaaataaaacatatatcaaaattttatatattaataattatttattttacaattacAGTAATTTGTTTCCAAATTAATGCATTTTTAGTtagctgttttttttttttcaactgGCTTTAAaatctgaaaaaaaaaaaaaaaaaatgtacgtattgttcataaaaatatgagtacatatatatatgtgtacatacaagtacaaatgtaaatacgcataaaagaaaaaaagatttgcataataatttatacttaCTTGAAATGAACACATTAATGTTTCATCAACACTCATCATAGCACCGGCATTATCAAATTCTCCACAATAGTTGGGAGCGGAAAATAAGGTAACTAATTGCCTTTTTGCAAAAAACTCATAGCCATCTTCTACCAcctattaaattaaaagatgCATACGTATTATATGCAAAGTACAAAACTGGTAagatacatacgtacatgcatatgtgcatatatatgtatgcgtcTGCATACTAGATCTGTTCTTACTTGATGTGCCCTGCAAATTAAATCTAATTCATGTTTTCTTAAAAAGTTATGAACGACATCTTGACCAAATGTGAATGAAACTCCTCGGTCGTTTTCTCCCCACccattaatttctttttctggGTCAGACCATAATAAATCGCATAATAAGCCTAtcagaaaatgtaaaaaagattacataaataaatgcctacatatatatataaatacgtgTGCATAAGTATAAGCACCCAGGTTCAATTTCTATTGCAAACACTCAAATGTTGCAAGAGCAGTcaacacacatatataataaaactttgctatttttcactttttattcgtaaaaatcgaaaaataattatgaacatgcaataatttttttttgttgtgcATAATTTACACTTAGCACacaaaataggaaaaattaaaaaaagaaaataatttgatcattatatatatacatatacatgtacatatacatatgcatatgcatatactctttgcgtatatatatgtgcgtgtAAACGTATGCACCATTTTagttattttcatatttcaaTTTAACCATTGTCAGGAACGTCTGTTGGCCTTGTTATTTTTCGAATTTGTtccatattatttaattctgGCGATAATCCGCCATgcatacaaaaaattttttcgtCAATTATTGCTGCAACAGGTAAGCAGTTGAAACAATCAATAAAAGTTTTCCATAATTTAACACTATATCTTCTTTTACACTCATCATAAAAACCATATATTCTGTTAATTGATGCACACTCATGATTTCCcctcaataaaaaaaaattttctggatatttaattttatatgctAGTAGTAAACATATTGTTTCTAAACTCTGTTTTCCTCTATCAACATAATCTCCTAAAAAATGCAGGGCAAGAAATAAGATCATATTTAAGAAATGGAAGAAGACAATGATATAAAGTTATGTATATGGATatgaatgcatatatatgaatatacacatatatacataataaagtatataaaaaaatattgaaaaatgcTTTATTtgagaaaattattttatcatattaatattttcttatatatcattatattatcctttttttctttttcttgttttttatgaattataaatattatctaAAACAGACGAGGTgacacatttatttttaaatatttatggaCATACTCAAATAtctaaataatatgaatattcgccataaaaatatacaaacataaacatacacacatatatacatttgcatatatacatatacattattcTTGGTGCATATATTTCACGTATTTTTCGCCTTTTTtctgcatttatatataacctaaaaacaaataatttgcATCCGGCGGAAATCCGCCATATTCAAACAATCTTAACAAGTCATAAAATTGACCATGAATATCTCCACATATTTTGATTGGTGCTTCTAATTCTAGTAATATAGgttgatttaaaaaaatttctctaCTTGATaagcataatatttttatttcattttctgtCAAATTAACGTTTTTTCCTGGTCTAGTTCCTCTAACTTCTATTAGTTTTGATATTACATTATCTATATCTATTTCTAATGCCATAATAAATGTTTACTTTAAGCAAAATAGTATTTATCTCCTtcaaatgatataataataatttttctcacaatatttttgttaatcaTGAAGAATATGTCCTTTTTATGGAGTTAAATTATTAGATAAATCGCAAActaaaattatatgcattTCTTTTGGGgaagatgaagaaaaaaaaaatacacatatataagtatgtatatatatacatagtaaAGATAGTAATGATAGTAAAGACGGTAATGATAGCAAAGATGGTAATGATAGTAAAGATAGTAATGATAGTAAAGATAgtaataatggtaataatggtaataataataattataataatacatttatgacaatatattatatatatatatatatatatatatatatttacatgtcaCATTATAACACTCTTTCATCAAACGTAATCTTTTCCTCAAAATTAACTCCAAAACTGATTCTTTATACTAGTTACACATGTACGAACTTTGAATTCTTTTCAATAA
This genomic interval from Plasmodium brasilianum strain Bolivian I chromosome 13, whole genome shotgun sequence contains the following:
- a CDS encoding serine/threonine protein phosphatase PP1: MALEIDIDNVISKLIEVRGTRPGKNVNLTENEIKILCLSSREIFLNQPILLELEAPIKICGDIHGQFYDLLRLFEYGGFPPDANYLFLGDYVDRGKQSLETICLLLAYKIKYPENFFLLRGNHECASINRIYGFYDECKRRYSVKLWKTFIDCFNCLPVAAIIDEKIFCMHGGLSPELNNMEQIRKITRPTDVPDNGLLCDLLWSDPEKEINGWGENDRGVSFTFGQDVVHNFLRKHELDLICRAHQVVEDGYEFFAKRQLVTLFSAPNYCGEFDNAGAMMSVDETLMCSFQILKPVEKKKTAN